The sequence GTGCTCGACCACGGCGAGCTGGTGGCGGATCTCCAGGCACAGGCGGCGCGCGCCCAGAGCGCGGCCGCGCAGTATCACGACCTGCAGGCCGGCGCGCGCCCCGAAGAGGTGCTGGCCGCCCGCGCCGATCTCGCCGCCGCCCGCGCCGACGCCGAGCTCGCCGACTCGAACCTCGTGCGCATGCAGAAGCTGGCCGCGTCGCGGGTGGTTTCGCAGCAGGACCTCGATCGCGCCCGAGCGCAGCGCGACGCCGCGGCCGCCAAGGCGCGCGCCGCCGCCGAGAACTTGCGCATGCGCGAGACCGGCTTCCGCACCCAGCAGATCACGGCGGCGCGCGACGCCGCCACCGCCGCCCAGGCGCAGCTGGCGGGAGCGAAGAGCCGCGCCCAGGAGCTGGTGCTGACCGCGCCGATTTCGGGCGTGGTGCTGCTCAAGAGTTTCCAGCCCGGCGAGGTCGCACAACCGGGCGCACCGCTGGTGACGCTCGGCAATCCCGACTCGCTGTGGATGCGGGTGTACGTCGCGGCGCCGAAACTCACCGACGTGCGGCTCGGCTCGCCGGTCGAGGTGCGCCCGATCGGCGCGAAGCGCGCCTACCCGGGCCGCGTGGTGGAGATCGCCTCGCGCGCCGAGTTCACGCCCCGCGCCGCACTCACCGAGGAGGAGCAGGCCAACCTGGTGTTCGGTGTGAAGGTGCAGCTGGCGCCGAGCGGCGGCGCGCTCAAAGCCGGTCTTCCGGCGGATGCTCGAATCCATGGTCACGTGGAGTGACGCGAGTCCCAGTCCGGCTCCGGCGGGCGGCCCGCTGCGCGGCGGCTCGTCGCCCGGCCCGGCGGTGGACTCGGTCATCGAGGTCCACGATCTGGTGCGGAAGTTCGGCCCCTTGATCGCGGTCGCCGGCATCACGTTCGGAATCCGCCGCGGCGAGATCTTCGGCATCCTCGGGCCCAATGGATCGGGCAAGACCACCACGATCCGCATGCTGTGCGGTCTGCTGGCGCCGACCTCGGGCGACGCCACGGTCGCCGGCATCGACGTCGTGCGCCATCCCGACCTGGTCAAGACCCGGATCGGTTACATGTCGCAGGCCTTCGGTCTCTATCGCGATCTCACCGTCGAGGAGAACCTGCGCTTCTACGCCGGCGTCTACGAGGTGGGCGATCGCGCGCCGGCGCGCATCGACTGGGCGCTCCGGACGATGCGGCTCGAAGCGTCACGCTCGCAACTCGCCGGCACGCTGTCGGGCGGCAACAAGCAGCGGCTCGCGCTCGGCTGCTCGCTCCTGCACGAGCCACCGGTGCTGTTCCTCGACGAACCCACCGCGGGCGTGGACCCGGCCGCGCGGCGCGTGTTCTGGCAGATCATCCGCGAGCTCTCGGAGAGCGGCACCACCATGATCGTGACCACGCATTACATGGACGAGGCCGAACGCTTCGATCGGCTCGCGATGTTGTCGCGCGGCCATCTCACCGCGATTGGAACGCCCACCGAGGTCAAGGCGGCGTTCGGAACCAATGTTTCACTCGAGGACATCTTCGTCAGGCTGCAGGAGGCCGAGTCATGAGTGTCGCCGCCCCGAGCGCGGTCCGGCGCGTCTCGTTGCTCGGCCGGATCTTCCCGGAGCGACTTCGCGCCATCTTCTGGAAGGAATTCATCCAGATGCGGCGCGACCGCGCGACGCTGCGCATGATGCTGGGCGTGCCGGTGATGCAGCTGATCCTGTTCGGGTACGCCATCACCACCGACGTTCGCAATCTCCCCACCGTGGTGTTCGACCAGAATCGCACCCAGGAGAGCCGCGACCTGGTCCAGCGCTTCGTGGCCACCGGCAATTTCCGGCTGCACCGCGATGTGCTCTCCTACGCGGACGCGCTCGAAGAAGTGAATCGCGGGCGCGCCCGCGCCGCGGTGGTGATCCCCGCCGACTACGCGCAGAGCGTGAAGCGCGGCCGGCCGGTGGCGGTCCAGGTGCTGGTGGACGCCACCGATCCCAC is a genomic window of Candidatus Sulfotelmatobacter sp. containing:
- a CDS encoding ABC transporter ATP-binding protein — encoded protein: MVTWSDASPSPAPAGGPLRGGSSPGPAVDSVIEVHDLVRKFGPLIAVAGITFGIRRGEIFGILGPNGSGKTTTIRMLCGLLAPTSGDATVAGIDVVRHPDLVKTRIGYMSQAFGLYRDLTVEENLRFYAGVYEVGDRAPARIDWALRTMRLEASRSQLAGTLSGGNKQRLALGCSLLHEPPVLFLDEPTAGVDPAARRVFWQIIRELSESGTTMIVTTHYMDEAERFDRLAMLSRGHLTAIGTPTEVKAAFGTNVSLEDIFVRLQEAES
- a CDS encoding HlyD family efflux transporter periplasmic adaptor subunit, translating into MSARTVLHSATPPLLVFLLVTLACSCSRNGEIRASGTIEMDEVDVSSLAGGRVLEIRVNEGDSVRVGDTLAVLDHGELVADLQAQAARAQSAAAQYHDLQAGARPEEVLAARADLAAARADAELADSNLVRMQKLAASRVVSQQDLDRARAQRDAAAAKARAAAENLRMRETGFRTQQITAARDAATAAQAQLAGAKSRAQELVLTAPISGVVLLKSFQPGEVAQPGAPLVTLGNPDSLWMRVYVAAPKLTDVRLGSPVEVRPIGAKRAYPGRVVEIASRAEFTPRAALTEEEQANLVFGVKVQLAPSGGALKAGLPADARIHGHVE